aggcaccacgcagggcagggcagggcagggcagccctcGGCAAAACCAAGCCCAGGTCTTGCAGTGCTCATCCCAGCAACAGCTGGGCACAGCGGGAGGGTGCAGGGCCAGGGAAGGGGTGTGAAAAACAGGAGCACAGCGCTGCCAAGCCTCCTGCCACACGGAGCACACAACGCTTCCACAaacagcaggggcagggagccctgcgcctgctgcagggagcggaggcagaagagaaggcaTCGGCCACGTGCTGCCTGCACCGTGCAGCGaggagccagccctgcccacGATCCCGGCTCCTCAGAGCTGGCAGCGCAAAGCTGAGGttccagagaaggaaggaaaccaGAGCCCCTTGGGGAGAGCCAGGTTTTTGTCccctttcccccaccccccaccccagggGAGCAGGGGTTGCAGCAGGGAGGTCGCTGCCCACCCCGCTCACGTTCTTCTCATTCTCCAGCCTCCAGCTCTGTCACAGAAACTGTGAAACACCTGGGTAtttgtctctctccttttttaatCAGCTATATTTTAAGTaactttgaaatacattttcctccaaaatctTGGTTTTCCTATCTACTATTTGATCACAATGAGATTTGTCTGGTCCTCGCTCTGACGGGCACCCAGTCCTGGTGTCAACACAGTGGAAAAGTCCATCGAGCCGAGAGAAGGACTGCAACAGGGAGAAGatgtaaaaaatacaaaacaccaGGCAAGGATGCTTTCAGCTGCAATCTTGTGGCCAGCTGCCCCCAACCCAGGGCCTGGCAGTGCCCGGAGGGGTGCTGGCCACATTGGAGCCTGGTGCCCGGAGCCCCCAGCACGCCGGGAGGGCTGGGAAaagcccaggctgcccctggGTGAGAGGGGAGGGCTCAGCACAGCAGTCTCCAGAGAGCTTACCCTGTAGTTTTCCTCAAATCATGCATAAGGTCTCGTTGAGCTGAAACGTCCATTTATTTAAACAGcagtaataatttaaaattataaaaaccCTTTCAGTGTCGAGTATCAGAAGGGCAaggttataaagaaaaataaatgggacTCGAGCCGGGGAAAGGGAAGGATAATGGGGTCTGTTTCAAGAGttcattttttcagtgacaACTATTGCCCTCCCCAGCTGGAGATCCTGGGAGGGAGGCAGTGTCGTTACGCTTTCGTTTTAAAGACTTCAATCtccaaagcagaagagagagtatccaaggggaggaggaggagcaaaagaaagaaagaaagaaatctcaaaTTCAGAATCTGACAAACAACCTTTCCATTCAGAATTGCAACCGCTAGCTCAGCACCTTGGGTTTCCACCTGTGGGGCACAGCAGCCTTTCACTGCAACGGCTTTAAGTCCACGCGGCAATTGGATGCATTTTATTACTAGACAGAGCTCTTCCCCCCCAGCACAGAACTCGAGGCTTCTCATCTCTGAAGGACCCAGAGTCTCCGCGTCTTCAGAACTCAAAAGGGAATTCTGGGGGTGCTGCTTCCCCCTCGCCACCCTCCCCTTGCTCTGCTCTGGAAGCCCCTTTTGTTGCTTACGtaggctggggagggaggaaggacaATGGACAGGGCCCCAGGGACAGAGGTATGGATTAAGATTCATGAGTTGTTCGATGAGTTTTCGTTACTTGGTgagctggaggaagaggaggaagaggaggaggagaagttCATTCCTGTGAGTCCTGGAGGGTTTGTGGCAGTGTTTTGTCCACTTAAGCTTTTCCGGCACACAGGACACGTGTCATGCTTTGgagagcagacaaaaaaaaaagaaatatgggaAATATGGTTAGAAACACGCTACAGGAGCGACACTCAAGGGAAGGGCTAGGGTGACACTCCTTCCTCTGATGAAAGGCTGCTTAGGCCTCATCACGGAGGTGTGGAAATGTTCACAGAAGAGAGCAGTACCACCAGAaagcccccagctgctgcaaaaCCCACGAGATCCACGCAGAAGGCACCAACCTGTTCCAGCCAAGGGACTATACAGCTGTTGTGGAAGAGGTGATTGCAAGGTAACTGTCGGACGTTTTCCCCAACTGTATAGTCTTCTTTACACACGGGACACTCTAACCCAGAATCTGCGTCACAAGGGGAAGCAAAACACAGCTAAGCAATAAAGGAGGGAACGACAACTGAAGCACCCCCTCAGGATCCCATCActttctcccttcccacccaTTTAGCTCTTGTGCTTCTGCCCCCACTGCTGCTTCATCCCGGGAGGGGAACTTGTTGCTTTGCAGGCCCTACCAGCACCACTCCACCTTCCTCTGCCCCGGGTCTGCTGCACTGCTCCCCTCTTCAACCTACTACATACAAACCATATTTAACGAGCAGAGCATGTACACGTGCACATACTCATACCAAAGCACCTGGTGCTCAATTTGTGCCTGCCCAACTGATAAATAAGCTCTCACCCAGCACgcctggcagagctggcagcgcacgccagcacagagctgcagcccggccCAGCAGTGCGCACGTGCTTGCTCATCTCTATCTGCGCTCAACTTTTCAGAACAGTTTCCCTCCCCAGGGCAAATCCATCCAGTCTACGCTGCTCTTCACTTTGTGTGAGTAGAGCAATGTCAGCTTTCGCCCctctttgaaacattttagaCCTTGAAGGCATTGgcagacaaaattaaaatcacacGAAAGAGCTGAACAGAATTTTCACAGACCTCTTTGTGAGCAATTCCCTGGAGGAGACATACACACCTACGTGCTCCTGTGTGATCTGTATGGTGGGGAGGGCCTGGatcttttctttgtctgctgGCGGCGGTCCAGTGTTTTCAAACTGATTTAGTAACTGAAAAAACAATAGGCCATACAGGGCAGAAAGATGTgagctcagcagcacacagaaTCTGCTCGTTTACCAAGCGGAGGCACCGTGGGCCTTGTTTCCCACGCCTGCACCTCCAGTGGTTGCTCCCCTGCTTCACAGCGGGTGCTGACAATTCTGCAGCACCGCCCAAGAGCGCTGCAGACCCCGCGACAACGCTACTCTTACCTGTGTGATAATTGCATCCAAGCCATTAGCACCCCAGGCGTAGTCCATTGGATTTGAATGCAAGACTCCCCTTTAAGAATAAGAACAGAGTTAAATTCAGGGGGGAATAGGAACAGCGTCAGAAAGAAGAGTCCATCTTTAACTCACCAGGGACCAAGTCCTAGGTTTGGTATTGTTGTTGGTGCAATAATGCCATTGACCAGCTGCTGAATGATcctgaaagacaagaaaaccgggattaaaaaagaattcaggtctgccagctcccagcccggAAATCTGACATGGAAAGagcagctggatgctgctgcATCATCAGAGGGAATAGAAGGAAGAACGAAACACCCTGCAGGAACCGCATCTTACAAATGGACGCCTGCGAAAGGCGGTCACAGCGCACGGCTGTGCTGAGAGCAGTCTTCAAGAGACCGTTCCTCAAACGGAGGAGGAGAGGACGCAGCCCGCCTGGCAGCAGGCCCAGCAgcgaggaggagcagagccccctccccaggccccTCGCTCACCCTTCCAGCGTGGGGACGCCCTCGTGCCTGCCAGCGGCACGCCGTGCGGCGAGGCGAGCGCGGGGCTGCCTGGCGCCGTATCGATGCCGGGACTGGTGCTCTCGCTCCCTCCGGTTCTCAGAGTCCCGGTTGTCTTCCGACTGCACGTTGGACCCGAACGGAATCTCAAAGCCGTCATCGAAAATCCCGAAGGCGAACTGGCCGTAGCCCTGCGGCAAGGTGAATAAGTGCTGATCCACGTTCTGGGGGGAGAGAATTCAGGAGCAGCTTGTAACGGGAACAGGAACAGCTCGGTTTTCACTGCTGGCATCTCCTCAGCCTCCCAACAAAGACTGATCTCTTCAGATCAGCTCACGAGCCTCGGCTGGTCCAGGTGCACACTCAGAAATAGCTTAGTGAGGCACAGACACAGCCCGAAACTACACcaagtggtttgggttggaagggaccctaaatCATTTAATTCCAACCCCGACATGGGCCGGGGCACCCACCCCTAGACAGCTCCACGTGACCCTAAGAAATAAAGACAGCCCCCCTGCTTCCTCGGTagctgctgtgtgtggctgCTGCCTTTTAAGCCGAGGCCACTGCACAGCAACACCCCCAGacagctcccagctcagccccctCACAACGAGGATAAGCTACAAGGGATGGTCctattaaaaacacagcaaaacgCCACATGCAGCcattccagcagcagcacggggatGCCTTTAACACCTCCTGTCCCAGATTTGATCACAATCCAGGAACATTTAAAGAAGCACGTCTCTGTTAGCGGATTGAATTCAGCAGCAAGAGGACTTCTGAAGAGACAGGAAGGACTCACCTCAAAAGGATGCCTGCTCTGGTCGCTGGTTGACGTAGAGGAGCTGGTCTCATTGTCGGTGTTTCTGAGAAGAACGAAGAGTGCTGGTAAGCAGCAGAAGGGTGCTGTGCAGAGATCTTCCCAGCAGAGGGGATCAAGGGACATGAGTTTGACGTGCTGAGCACAGGCACAGCTGCTCAGTGCACAGAAAGCCAGAGCTGAAAGGGACCTCAGAGGGGCCGTTCCCTGCCCTTCTGCCCcatggcaggagcagctccagcccagacAGACAGCAGCCTGCCTCGGGTGCTCATTTTCTAGTTGTCCCTACCAATTTGCATTTTGCCCTCATGCAGCCCTCAGTTCCTCGTGCCCTCATCTGTCTCTCCCAACACTTTCAGGTTCCAATTCCGTGAAGCCACAGAAGCGACCGGAGCACGATGTCAAGCAAAGATTCCCTGCACAACCCACCTCAAACACGTCAGCTACCCCCTGGGGAACCAGGAAGGGAAGACTTAGGGCACAACCCTCAGCACCACGACCCAAACATGCTTAAGCCTAATCTCAAATCCAAGGAacttctctgctgcagcagcatgtgACCGAATGGGGCAGGCCAGGAGGAAATCTCCTAATGCCATCAGGCTTCTGCttttggagagctgcaggagtATTTGCAGCTCAGTGTCCAGGTCCCCATTTTGGCATTGTAGGTAACAAAACCCAAGGTTTGGAGATTAAGAGCCTCTCCCCAAGGTCACGGCAAACGAGCAGCACAGGTAGGGTCTGCCAGGACTGATTTTCCACCTCTCGGGTTGGCAGAGGCAAACAAAAGGTCACCTTGTCAGCACAGAGACCTCCGCTGGTGCAcggcagctctgcccagctccaAGAGCAGTCGGGAGGCAGCGAGATGTGCCTGACACACGCCCCAGGCAGGGAACCCTTGCACCGAGTGTGTGCCAACccgtgctgctcccagctgaggTCCCGCAAGCATCTGAGGCACGAGGACATCACTCCTACCCTCGCCCACTCTGACAGTGCCGGGGAGCAGCCCCGCTGCAGAGTCAGCAGCGAGACACGTGGACGCAGATCTCAGCTGCCTCGGTGCAGAGTCCAAAGGCTCAGCCAAAACACGGTGCCACCGGTGCTTTAAGCTGAGTTCCACGCGCTCTCTCCCTTCTGCAGGTGGTTGAAATCTCCTCTGGGACGGTCTGAGCAGAGCAGTTCAGCTGGGAGGGACCCTCAGAGATCACCAAGTCAGGGCTAACCGAACGCTAACGCACAcgagggcattgtccaaacgcCTCTGGAGCGCCGACAGGCACGGGGCCACCAAGCACCTCTCTaagaaacctgttccagtgccgGGCCACCCTCCCAGTACAGAAATGTTCCCTAACGGCCagtctgaccctcccctgtGCAGCCTGGTGCCCTTCCTGCCGCTCAGCAGTGGCCGGGGAGCAGAGACCGGCGCCTCCCCTGCTCAGGAAGCTGCGGAAAGCAACGAGGTCGCCTCTGGGCCTCCTTTTCACATGTGCCACAAGGAAAGCCTCTCTAATgccttttcttgttgttttaaatCACCACGTTCACCCCCAGCCTCTGCCAGCACCGACACCCAGCACCGGCTGATTTGCCTATACAAATTACGTGCTGCACTCCCGTGGTGACAGGCCACAAACtggccagaggaaaaaaaaaaaaaaaaaaaaaaaggtagtaagTGGCAGTGCCTTTTACctaggaagaggaaaagcacaaaacagGTTGGGATCACCCCTGCAAAAGCCTGTGGGAGCAGCTCGTTACCTTGGCTCTTCAGGAAGCTCTTCAATGAACCCAGATTCACACCGTGGGCAGATGTAGTCCTGCGGGAGAAGAAACAGAGTGAGAAAAGAGAGTGGGCAAAGAGCCGCGAGGAGCACCCGCAGCACGGTGCCCTGgaagagcagagccctgcagcccacggccccggccccacgcCACGGGCACAGCACCTGCACCAGCCCCCGGGGAGCCAGGCAGCTCCCTGAGAGCTGCGACACCTTCAGCAGCACGCTCCCTGCGATCAGAGCCAGCGAGACGAGCCACGCCGCGGCCACATGGGCAGGGgcatccctcctgctgcacaggcagagcaggcagccagcCCTGAGCCCGGGAAACCTCTTCGATCAGCCTCACAGCAGCGTAAAGGGAGATCGATTCCCCACACTGTACCTGCTAGAAAGGGAACTCTGCCCCAGTGAAGACAACT
This genomic interval from Aythya fuligula isolate bAytFul2 chromosome 26, bAytFul2.pri, whole genome shotgun sequence contains the following:
- the RNF126 gene encoding E3 ubiquitin-protein ligase RNF126 gives rise to the protein MAEASPQPGRFFCHCCAAEIAPRLPDYICPRCESGFIEELPEEPRNTDNETSSSTSTSDQSRHPFENVDQHLFTLPQGYGQFAFGIFDDGFEIPFGSNVQSEDNRDSENRREREHQSRHRYGARQPRARLAARRAAGRHEGVPTLEGIIQQLVNGIIAPTTIPNLGLGPWGVLHSNPMDYAWGANGLDAIITQLLNQFENTGPPPADKEKIQALPTIQITQEHVDSGLECPVCKEDYTVGENVRQLPCNHLFHNSCIVPWLEQHDTCPVCRKSLSGQNTATNPPGLTGMNFSSSSSSSSSSSPSNENSSNNS